The Lacipirellula parvula genome window below encodes:
- a CDS encoding DUF2326 domain-containing protein, producing MQLSKLYSDRPQDYQPVTFVAGLNVVIAEIRLPENKARDTHNLGKSTLGRMLDFCFLADRDKNFFLFKYFDRFSEYCFFLEIQLLDGTFLTIRRSVRSHSRISFKRHLSPDQDYSGLPVEAWDHSEVPIERAQSILDGLLDWRPMKPWPYRKGLGYFLRSQDDFREVFQLRRFAAAHGDWKPFLAHLLGFDSTTITQHYQKEFALEEAKKQEDVVKGELGGSVEDVSKIDGILLLKRAQVDKTQAQLDAFDFRNQDKTDTKRLVEEIDDRIAQLNESRYVLSQSRKKVVASIKEDAVLFEPDKAAQLFKEAGILFEGQIKKDFEQLIGFNRAITEERRAYLEQERAEIDFQLKEIGSELTKFGKQRAESLAYLTETDALEKYKRASNKLIDLRADIVSLERQRQFISKLQELRKNIRTLGGDLRELQSTIEADVEKQNTDDKSLFSTIRLYFSDIVEAVIDRKALLSVSVNQKGHLEYKAEILSISGESTSADVGHTYRKLLCIAFDLALLRAYIAMPFPRFAYHDGVFESLDDRKKENLLSVLRSYAELGLQPVITLIDSDSPPSAPGTSAFSESEIVLRLHDEGPKGRLFMIESW from the coding sequence ATGCAACTATCTAAGCTCTATTCAGATAGGCCTCAAGACTATCAGCCAGTGACATTCGTCGCAGGATTGAATGTAGTCATTGCCGAGATACGCCTCCCAGAAAATAAGGCTAGGGATACGCACAATCTCGGCAAGAGCACACTCGGCAGGATGCTGGATTTTTGCTTCCTTGCAGATCGTGATAAGAACTTCTTTCTGTTCAAATATTTTGACAGATTTAGCGAGTATTGTTTCTTTCTTGAGATCCAACTTCTCGACGGAACATTTCTGACCATTCGGAGGAGCGTGAGAAGTCACTCAAGGATTTCTTTCAAACGGCATCTGTCGCCTGATCAGGACTACTCCGGACTGCCCGTCGAGGCTTGGGATCATAGCGAAGTTCCCATAGAGAGAGCTCAATCGATTCTTGACGGCTTGTTGGACTGGCGGCCCATGAAGCCATGGCCTTACCGGAAAGGTTTGGGGTACTTCCTTCGTTCCCAAGATGATTTCCGCGAAGTGTTTCAACTGCGGCGATTTGCAGCGGCTCACGGTGACTGGAAGCCCTTTCTAGCCCACCTCTTGGGATTTGACTCTACAACGATAACGCAGCACTACCAAAAAGAATTTGCTCTCGAAGAAGCGAAGAAGCAAGAAGATGTCGTTAAAGGTGAGCTCGGTGGAAGCGTTGAGGATGTCAGCAAGATCGACGGAATTCTGCTGCTTAAGCGAGCGCAAGTTGATAAGACGCAAGCTCAGCTCGACGCGTTCGACTTTCGTAATCAAGATAAAACGGATACGAAACGTCTGGTTGAAGAGATTGACGATCGAATCGCTCAGTTGAATGAATCTCGATATGTTTTGTCGCAAAGTCGAAAGAAAGTGGTTGCTTCGATCAAAGAAGATGCCGTGTTGTTCGAGCCCGACAAAGCAGCTCAATTGTTCAAAGAGGCGGGCATTCTCTTCGAAGGACAAATAAAGAAAGACTTCGAGCAGTTGATTGGCTTTAACAGAGCCATCACGGAAGAGCGTCGAGCCTATTTAGAACAAGAAAGAGCTGAAATTGATTTTCAGCTGAAAGAAATTGGATCTGAGCTTACGAAGTTTGGAAAGCAGCGGGCCGAATCACTCGCGTATTTGACCGAGACGGATGCACTCGAAAAATACAAGCGAGCATCGAATAAATTAATCGACCTGCGTGCTGATATAGTCTCTCTTGAGCGCCAGCGGCAGTTTATTTCAAAGCTCCAGGAGTTGCGTAAAAACATCCGAACTCTTGGTGGTGACTTGCGAGAGTTGCAATCTACAATCGAAGCCGATGTGGAGAAGCAGAATACCGATGATAAAAGTCTTTTCTCAACTATTCGGTTGTATTTCAGCGACATCGTAGAGGCAGTAATTGATCGCAAAGCGCTACTTAGCGTATCAGTGAATCAAAAGGGGCATCTTGAGTATAAAGCTGAGATCCTGAGCATTAGTGGTGAGTCAACGAGCGCCGATGTTGGGCACACATATCGCAAACTATTGTGCATCGCCTTCGACCTGGCGCTACTGCGAGCTTACATAGCAATGCCGTTTCCAAGGTTCGCCTATCACGATGGCGTCTTTGAGTCGTTAGATGACAGGAAGAAGGAGAACCTGCTGTCCGTGCTTCGCAGTTACGCCGAACTCGGACTTCAGCCGGTAATAACGCTGATTGATTCAGATTCTCCGCCCAGTGCCCCAGGCACTTCTGCATTTTCCGAGTCTGAGATAGTCCTTAGGTTACACGACGAAGGGCCTAAGGGACGCCTTTTTATGATTGAGTCGTGGTAG